A part of Excalfactoria chinensis isolate bCotChi1 chromosome 23, bCotChi1.hap2, whole genome shotgun sequence genomic DNA contains:
- the PFKFB2 gene encoding 6-phosphofructo-2-kinase/fructose-2,6-bisphosphatase 2 isoform X2, which yields MAAAYRHGGSAPRGRTGAQRGGEKKCSWASYMTNSPTLIVMIGLPARGKTYVSKKLTRYLNWIGVPTRVFNLGVYRREAVKSYKSYDFFRHDNKEAMEIRKRCALVALQDVKAYLLEECGQIAVFDATNTTRERRDLILNFAKENAFKVFFVESVCDDPEVIAANILEVKVSSPDYPERNRENVMDDFLKRIECYKVTYQPLDPDEYDKDLSFIKVINVGQRFLVNRVQDYIQSKIVYYLMNIHVQPRTIYLCRHGESEYNLLGKIGGDSGLSPRGKQFAQALKKFIEEQEIVELKVWTSQLKRTIQTAESLGVTYEQWKILNEIDAGVCEEMTYAEIEAKYPEEFALRDQEKYLYRYPGGESYQDLVQRLEPVIMELERQGNVLVISHQAVMRCLLAYFLDKSADELPYLRCPLHAILKLTPVAYGCKVETITLNVEAVNTHRDKPSLNSSRLPTSQSPGRMRRSSLTPLASTATEQRPRHHSVGSGPTDLQVRGAAAQPTVQPQVGNACL from the exons ATGGCGGCGGCGTACCGGCACGGCGGCAGCGCGCCGCGGGGCAGAACCGGGGCCCAGCGCGGCGGGGAGAAGAAGTGCT CGTGGGCATCCTACATGACCAACTCACCCACCCTCATCGTGATGATTGGGCTGCCCGCCCGTGGCAAGACCTACGTCTCCAAGAAGCTGACTCGCTACCTCAACTGGATCGGGGTGCCCACCCGAG TGTTCAATTTAGGGGTGTATCGCCGGGAAGCTGTCAAGTCCTACAAATCCTATGACTTCTTCAGGCACGATAACAAAGAAGCGATGGAGATCCGCAA GCGATGTGCCTTGGTGGCCCTACAGGATGTGAAGGCGTACCTCCTGGAGGAGTGTGGCCAGATAGCT GTGTTTGATGCAACCAACACAACTCGAGAAAGACGGGACCTGATCTTGAATTTTGCtaaggaaaatgctttcaag GTGTTCTTTGTGGAATCCGTGTGCGACGATCCAGAGGTCATTGCTGCCAACATCCTG GAGGTGAAAGTCTCCAGCCCCGATTACCCcgaaagaaacagagagaatgTGATGGATGATTTCCTGAAGAGGATCGAGTGCTACAAGGTCACGTACCAACCCCTCGATCCCGATGAGTACGACAA AGATCTTTCCTTCATTAAAGTGATCAATGTGGGACAGCGGTTCCTAGTGAACAGAGTCCAAGATTACATCCAGAGCAAAATCGTCTATTACCTAATGAACATCCACGTGCAGCCACGCACCATCTACCTCTGCCGGCACGGTGAGAGCGAATATAACCTCCTTGGCAAGATTGGAGGGGACTCTGGGCTGTCACCACGCGGCAAGCAG TTTGCACAGGCGCTGAAGAAGTTCATTGAGGAGCAGGAGATTGTGGAGCTGAAGGTGTGGACCAGCCAGCTGAAACGTACCATCCAGACTGCTGAGTCGCTGGGGGTCACCTATGAGCAGTGGAAGATCCTCAATGAGATCGATGCT ggGGTGTGTGAAGAAATGACGTATGCAGAGATCGAAGCCAAATACCCCGAGGAGTTTGCCTTGAGGGATCAGGAGAAATACCTCTATCGCTATCCTGGAGGAGAG TCCTACCAGGACTTGGTTCAGCGCCTGGAGCCTGTAATTATGGAGCTGGAGCGGCAGGGCAACGTCCTCGTCATCTCCCACCAGGCAGTGATGAGGTGCCTCCTGGCTTACTTCCTGGATAAGAGTGCAG atgAGCTGCCCTACCTGCGTTGCCCCCTGCATGCCATCCTCAAGCTCACCCCGGTCGCTTACG GTTGTAAAGTGGAGACCATCACCCTGAACGTGGAAGCAGTGAACACCCACCGGGACAAACCTTCCCTCAACTCA AGCCGCCTTCCCACAAGCCAGAGCCCAGGCAGGATGAGGAGGAGCAGCTTGACACCGCTGGCCAGCACGGCCACAGAGCAGCGCCCGCGGCATCACAGCGTTGGGAGCGGCCCCACTGACCTGCAGGTTCGAGGtgcagctgctcagcccactgtccag cctCAAGTGGGAAATGCTTGCCTGTGA
- the PFKFB2 gene encoding 6-phosphofructo-2-kinase/fructose-2,6-bisphosphatase 2 isoform X3, whose product MAAAYRHGGSAPRGRTGAQRGGEKKCSWASYMTNSPTLIVMIGLPARGKTYVSKKLTRYLNWIGVPTRVFNLGVYRREAVKSYKSYDFFRHDNKEAMEIRKRCALVALQDVKAYLLEECGQIAVFDATNTTRERRDLILNFAKENAFKVFFVESVCDDPEVIAANILEVKVSSPDYPERNRENVMDDFLKRIECYKVTYQPLDPDEYDKDLSFIKVINVGQRFLVNRVQDYIQSKIVYYLMNIHVQPRTIYLCRHGESEYNLLGKIGGDSGLSPRGKQFAQALKKFIEEQEIVELKVWTSQLKRTIQTAESLGVTYEQWKILNEIDAGVCEEMTYAEIEAKYPEEFALRDQEKYLYRYPGGESYQDLVQRLEPVIMELERQGNVLVISHQAVMRCLLAYFLDKSADELPYLRCPLHAILKLTPVAYGCKVETITLNVEAVNTHRDKPSLNSSRLPTSQSPGRMRRSSLTPLASTATEQRPRHHSVGSGPTDLQVRASSGKCLPRLAGLEV is encoded by the exons ATGGCGGCGGCGTACCGGCACGGCGGCAGCGCGCCGCGGGGCAGAACCGGGGCCCAGCGCGGCGGGGAGAAGAAGTGCT CGTGGGCATCCTACATGACCAACTCACCCACCCTCATCGTGATGATTGGGCTGCCCGCCCGTGGCAAGACCTACGTCTCCAAGAAGCTGACTCGCTACCTCAACTGGATCGGGGTGCCCACCCGAG TGTTCAATTTAGGGGTGTATCGCCGGGAAGCTGTCAAGTCCTACAAATCCTATGACTTCTTCAGGCACGATAACAAAGAAGCGATGGAGATCCGCAA GCGATGTGCCTTGGTGGCCCTACAGGATGTGAAGGCGTACCTCCTGGAGGAGTGTGGCCAGATAGCT GTGTTTGATGCAACCAACACAACTCGAGAAAGACGGGACCTGATCTTGAATTTTGCtaaggaaaatgctttcaag GTGTTCTTTGTGGAATCCGTGTGCGACGATCCAGAGGTCATTGCTGCCAACATCCTG GAGGTGAAAGTCTCCAGCCCCGATTACCCcgaaagaaacagagagaatgTGATGGATGATTTCCTGAAGAGGATCGAGTGCTACAAGGTCACGTACCAACCCCTCGATCCCGATGAGTACGACAA AGATCTTTCCTTCATTAAAGTGATCAATGTGGGACAGCGGTTCCTAGTGAACAGAGTCCAAGATTACATCCAGAGCAAAATCGTCTATTACCTAATGAACATCCACGTGCAGCCACGCACCATCTACCTCTGCCGGCACGGTGAGAGCGAATATAACCTCCTTGGCAAGATTGGAGGGGACTCTGGGCTGTCACCACGCGGCAAGCAG TTTGCACAGGCGCTGAAGAAGTTCATTGAGGAGCAGGAGATTGTGGAGCTGAAGGTGTGGACCAGCCAGCTGAAACGTACCATCCAGACTGCTGAGTCGCTGGGGGTCACCTATGAGCAGTGGAAGATCCTCAATGAGATCGATGCT ggGGTGTGTGAAGAAATGACGTATGCAGAGATCGAAGCCAAATACCCCGAGGAGTTTGCCTTGAGGGATCAGGAGAAATACCTCTATCGCTATCCTGGAGGAGAG TCCTACCAGGACTTGGTTCAGCGCCTGGAGCCTGTAATTATGGAGCTGGAGCGGCAGGGCAACGTCCTCGTCATCTCCCACCAGGCAGTGATGAGGTGCCTCCTGGCTTACTTCCTGGATAAGAGTGCAG atgAGCTGCCCTACCTGCGTTGCCCCCTGCATGCCATCCTCAAGCTCACCCCGGTCGCTTACG GTTGTAAAGTGGAGACCATCACCCTGAACGTGGAAGCAGTGAACACCCACCGGGACAAACCTTCCCTCAACTCA AGCCGCCTTCCCACAAGCCAGAGCCCAGGCAGGATGAGGAGGAGCAGCTTGACACCGCTGGCCAGCACGGCCACAGAGCAGCGCCCGCGGCATCACAGCGTTGGGAGCGGCCCCACTGACCTGCAGGTTCGAG cctCAAGTGGGAAATGCTTGCCT AGGTTGGCTGGCCTAGAGGTGTAG
- the PFKFB2 gene encoding 6-phosphofructo-2-kinase/fructose-2,6-bisphosphatase 2 isoform X4 produces MAAAYRHGGSAPRGRTGAQRGGEKKCSWASYMTNSPTLIVMIGLPARGKTYVSKKLTRYLNWIGVPTRVFNLGVYRREAVKSYKSYDFFRHDNKEAMEIRKRCALVALQDVKAYLLEECGQIAVFDATNTTRERRDLILNFAKENAFKVFFVESVCDDPEVIAANILEVKVSSPDYPERNRENVMDDFLKRIECYKVTYQPLDPDEYDKDLSFIKVINVGQRFLVNRVQDYIQSKIVYYLMNIHVQPRTIYLCRHGESEYNLLGKIGGDSGLSPRGKQFAQALKKFIEEQEIVELKVWTSQLKRTIQTAESLGVTYEQWKILNEIDAGVCEEMTYAEIEAKYPEEFALRDQEKYLYRYPGGESYQDLVQRLEPVIMELERQGNVLVISHQAVMRCLLAYFLDKSADELPYLRCPLHAILKLTPVAYGCKVETITLNVEAVNTHRDKPSLNSSRLPTSQSPGRMRRSSLTPLASTATEQRPRHHSVGSGPTDLQPQVGNACLGWLA; encoded by the exons ATGGCGGCGGCGTACCGGCACGGCGGCAGCGCGCCGCGGGGCAGAACCGGGGCCCAGCGCGGCGGGGAGAAGAAGTGCT CGTGGGCATCCTACATGACCAACTCACCCACCCTCATCGTGATGATTGGGCTGCCCGCCCGTGGCAAGACCTACGTCTCCAAGAAGCTGACTCGCTACCTCAACTGGATCGGGGTGCCCACCCGAG TGTTCAATTTAGGGGTGTATCGCCGGGAAGCTGTCAAGTCCTACAAATCCTATGACTTCTTCAGGCACGATAACAAAGAAGCGATGGAGATCCGCAA GCGATGTGCCTTGGTGGCCCTACAGGATGTGAAGGCGTACCTCCTGGAGGAGTGTGGCCAGATAGCT GTGTTTGATGCAACCAACACAACTCGAGAAAGACGGGACCTGATCTTGAATTTTGCtaaggaaaatgctttcaag GTGTTCTTTGTGGAATCCGTGTGCGACGATCCAGAGGTCATTGCTGCCAACATCCTG GAGGTGAAAGTCTCCAGCCCCGATTACCCcgaaagaaacagagagaatgTGATGGATGATTTCCTGAAGAGGATCGAGTGCTACAAGGTCACGTACCAACCCCTCGATCCCGATGAGTACGACAA AGATCTTTCCTTCATTAAAGTGATCAATGTGGGACAGCGGTTCCTAGTGAACAGAGTCCAAGATTACATCCAGAGCAAAATCGTCTATTACCTAATGAACATCCACGTGCAGCCACGCACCATCTACCTCTGCCGGCACGGTGAGAGCGAATATAACCTCCTTGGCAAGATTGGAGGGGACTCTGGGCTGTCACCACGCGGCAAGCAG TTTGCACAGGCGCTGAAGAAGTTCATTGAGGAGCAGGAGATTGTGGAGCTGAAGGTGTGGACCAGCCAGCTGAAACGTACCATCCAGACTGCTGAGTCGCTGGGGGTCACCTATGAGCAGTGGAAGATCCTCAATGAGATCGATGCT ggGGTGTGTGAAGAAATGACGTATGCAGAGATCGAAGCCAAATACCCCGAGGAGTTTGCCTTGAGGGATCAGGAGAAATACCTCTATCGCTATCCTGGAGGAGAG TCCTACCAGGACTTGGTTCAGCGCCTGGAGCCTGTAATTATGGAGCTGGAGCGGCAGGGCAACGTCCTCGTCATCTCCCACCAGGCAGTGATGAGGTGCCTCCTGGCTTACTTCCTGGATAAGAGTGCAG atgAGCTGCCCTACCTGCGTTGCCCCCTGCATGCCATCCTCAAGCTCACCCCGGTCGCTTACG GTTGTAAAGTGGAGACCATCACCCTGAACGTGGAAGCAGTGAACACCCACCGGGACAAACCTTCCCTCAACTCA AGCCGCCTTCCCACAAGCCAGAGCCCAGGCAGGATGAGGAGGAGCAGCTTGACACCGCTGGCCAGCACGGCCACAGAGCAGCGCCCGCGGCATCACAGCGTTGGGAGCGGCCCCACTGACCTGCAG cctCAAGTGGGAAATGCTTGCCT AGGTTGGCTGGCCTAG
- the PFKFB2 gene encoding 6-phosphofructo-2-kinase/fructose-2,6-bisphosphatase 2 isoform X5, with product MAAAYRHGGSAPRGRTGAQRGGEKKCSWASYMTNSPTLIVMIGLPARGKTYVSKKLTRYLNWIGVPTRVFNLGVYRREAVKSYKSYDFFRHDNKEAMEIRKRCALVALQDVKAYLLEECGQIAVFDATNTTRERRDLILNFAKENAFKVFFVESVCDDPEVIAANILEVKVSSPDYPERNRENVMDDFLKRIECYKVTYQPLDPDEYDKDLSFIKVINVGQRFLVNRVQDYIQSKIVYYLMNIHVQPRTIYLCRHGESEYNLLGKIGGDSGLSPRGKQFAQALKKFIEEQEIVELKVWTSQLKRTIQTAESLGVTYEQWKILNEIDAGVCEEMTYAEIEAKYPEEFALRDQEKYLYRYPGGESYQDLVQRLEPVIMELERQGNVLVISHQAVMRCLLAYFLDKSADELPYLRCPLHAILKLTPVAYGCKVETITLNVEAVNTHRDKPSLNSSRLPTSQSPGRMRRSSLTPLASTATEQRPRHHSVGSGPTDLQPQVGNACL from the exons ATGGCGGCGGCGTACCGGCACGGCGGCAGCGCGCCGCGGGGCAGAACCGGGGCCCAGCGCGGCGGGGAGAAGAAGTGCT CGTGGGCATCCTACATGACCAACTCACCCACCCTCATCGTGATGATTGGGCTGCCCGCCCGTGGCAAGACCTACGTCTCCAAGAAGCTGACTCGCTACCTCAACTGGATCGGGGTGCCCACCCGAG TGTTCAATTTAGGGGTGTATCGCCGGGAAGCTGTCAAGTCCTACAAATCCTATGACTTCTTCAGGCACGATAACAAAGAAGCGATGGAGATCCGCAA GCGATGTGCCTTGGTGGCCCTACAGGATGTGAAGGCGTACCTCCTGGAGGAGTGTGGCCAGATAGCT GTGTTTGATGCAACCAACACAACTCGAGAAAGACGGGACCTGATCTTGAATTTTGCtaaggaaaatgctttcaag GTGTTCTTTGTGGAATCCGTGTGCGACGATCCAGAGGTCATTGCTGCCAACATCCTG GAGGTGAAAGTCTCCAGCCCCGATTACCCcgaaagaaacagagagaatgTGATGGATGATTTCCTGAAGAGGATCGAGTGCTACAAGGTCACGTACCAACCCCTCGATCCCGATGAGTACGACAA AGATCTTTCCTTCATTAAAGTGATCAATGTGGGACAGCGGTTCCTAGTGAACAGAGTCCAAGATTACATCCAGAGCAAAATCGTCTATTACCTAATGAACATCCACGTGCAGCCACGCACCATCTACCTCTGCCGGCACGGTGAGAGCGAATATAACCTCCTTGGCAAGATTGGAGGGGACTCTGGGCTGTCACCACGCGGCAAGCAG TTTGCACAGGCGCTGAAGAAGTTCATTGAGGAGCAGGAGATTGTGGAGCTGAAGGTGTGGACCAGCCAGCTGAAACGTACCATCCAGACTGCTGAGTCGCTGGGGGTCACCTATGAGCAGTGGAAGATCCTCAATGAGATCGATGCT ggGGTGTGTGAAGAAATGACGTATGCAGAGATCGAAGCCAAATACCCCGAGGAGTTTGCCTTGAGGGATCAGGAGAAATACCTCTATCGCTATCCTGGAGGAGAG TCCTACCAGGACTTGGTTCAGCGCCTGGAGCCTGTAATTATGGAGCTGGAGCGGCAGGGCAACGTCCTCGTCATCTCCCACCAGGCAGTGATGAGGTGCCTCCTGGCTTACTTCCTGGATAAGAGTGCAG atgAGCTGCCCTACCTGCGTTGCCCCCTGCATGCCATCCTCAAGCTCACCCCGGTCGCTTACG GTTGTAAAGTGGAGACCATCACCCTGAACGTGGAAGCAGTGAACACCCACCGGGACAAACCTTCCCTCAACTCA AGCCGCCTTCCCACAAGCCAGAGCCCAGGCAGGATGAGGAGGAGCAGCTTGACACCGCTGGCCAGCACGGCCACAGAGCAGCGCCCGCGGCATCACAGCGTTGGGAGCGGCCCCACTGACCTGCAG cctCAAGTGGGAAATGCTTGCCTGTGA
- the PFKFB2 gene encoding 6-phosphofructo-2-kinase/fructose-2,6-bisphosphatase 2 isoform X6: MAAAYRHGGSAPRGRTGAQRGGEKKCSWASYMTNSPTLIVMIGLPARGKTYVSKKLTRYLNWIGVPTRVFNLGVYRREAVKSYKSYDFFRHDNKEAMEIRKRCALVALQDVKAYLLEECGQIAVFDATNTTRERRDLILNFAKENAFKVFFVESVCDDPEVIAANILEVKVSSPDYPERNRENVMDDFLKRIECYKVTYQPLDPDEYDKDLSFIKVINVGQRFLVNRVQDYIQSKIVYYLMNIHVQPRTIYLCRHGESEYNLLGKIGGDSGLSPRGKQFAQALKKFIEEQEIVELKVWTSQLKRTIQTAESLGVTYEQWKILNEIDAGVCEEMTYAEIEAKYPEEFALRDQEKYLYRYPGGESYQDLVQRLEPVIMELERQGNVLVISHQAVMRCLLAYFLDKSADELPYLRCPLHAILKLTPVAYGCKVETITLNVEAVNTHRDKPSLNSRLAGLEV, translated from the exons ATGGCGGCGGCGTACCGGCACGGCGGCAGCGCGCCGCGGGGCAGAACCGGGGCCCAGCGCGGCGGGGAGAAGAAGTGCT CGTGGGCATCCTACATGACCAACTCACCCACCCTCATCGTGATGATTGGGCTGCCCGCCCGTGGCAAGACCTACGTCTCCAAGAAGCTGACTCGCTACCTCAACTGGATCGGGGTGCCCACCCGAG TGTTCAATTTAGGGGTGTATCGCCGGGAAGCTGTCAAGTCCTACAAATCCTATGACTTCTTCAGGCACGATAACAAAGAAGCGATGGAGATCCGCAA GCGATGTGCCTTGGTGGCCCTACAGGATGTGAAGGCGTACCTCCTGGAGGAGTGTGGCCAGATAGCT GTGTTTGATGCAACCAACACAACTCGAGAAAGACGGGACCTGATCTTGAATTTTGCtaaggaaaatgctttcaag GTGTTCTTTGTGGAATCCGTGTGCGACGATCCAGAGGTCATTGCTGCCAACATCCTG GAGGTGAAAGTCTCCAGCCCCGATTACCCcgaaagaaacagagagaatgTGATGGATGATTTCCTGAAGAGGATCGAGTGCTACAAGGTCACGTACCAACCCCTCGATCCCGATGAGTACGACAA AGATCTTTCCTTCATTAAAGTGATCAATGTGGGACAGCGGTTCCTAGTGAACAGAGTCCAAGATTACATCCAGAGCAAAATCGTCTATTACCTAATGAACATCCACGTGCAGCCACGCACCATCTACCTCTGCCGGCACGGTGAGAGCGAATATAACCTCCTTGGCAAGATTGGAGGGGACTCTGGGCTGTCACCACGCGGCAAGCAG TTTGCACAGGCGCTGAAGAAGTTCATTGAGGAGCAGGAGATTGTGGAGCTGAAGGTGTGGACCAGCCAGCTGAAACGTACCATCCAGACTGCTGAGTCGCTGGGGGTCACCTATGAGCAGTGGAAGATCCTCAATGAGATCGATGCT ggGGTGTGTGAAGAAATGACGTATGCAGAGATCGAAGCCAAATACCCCGAGGAGTTTGCCTTGAGGGATCAGGAGAAATACCTCTATCGCTATCCTGGAGGAGAG TCCTACCAGGACTTGGTTCAGCGCCTGGAGCCTGTAATTATGGAGCTGGAGCGGCAGGGCAACGTCCTCGTCATCTCCCACCAGGCAGTGATGAGGTGCCTCCTGGCTTACTTCCTGGATAAGAGTGCAG atgAGCTGCCCTACCTGCGTTGCCCCCTGCATGCCATCCTCAAGCTCACCCCGGTCGCTTACG GTTGTAAAGTGGAGACCATCACCCTGAACGTGGAAGCAGTGAACACCCACCGGGACAAACCTTCCCTCAACTCA AGGTTGGCTGGCCTAGAGGTGTAG
- the PFKFB2 gene encoding 6-phosphofructo-2-kinase/fructose-2,6-bisphosphatase 2 isoform X7 has translation MAAAYRHGGSAPRGRTGAQRGGEKKCSWASYMTNSPTLIVMIGLPARGKTYVSKKLTRYLNWIGVPTRVFNLGVYRREAVKSYKSYDFFRHDNKEAMEIRKRCALVALQDVKAYLLEECGQIAVFDATNTTRERRDLILNFAKENAFKVFFVESVCDDPEVIAANILEVKVSSPDYPERNRENVMDDFLKRIECYKVTYQPLDPDEYDKDLSFIKVINVGQRFLVNRVQDYIQSKIVYYLMNIHVQPRTIYLCRHGESEYNLLGKIGGDSGLSPRGKQFAQALKKFIEEQEIVELKVWTSQLKRTIQTAESLGVTYEQWKILNEIDAGVCEEMTYAEIEAKYPEEFALRDQEKYLYRYPGGESYQDLVQRLEPVIMELERQGNVLVISHQAVMRCLLAYFLDKSADELPYLRCPLHAILKLTPVAYGCKVETITLNVEAVNTHRDKPSLNSSRLPTSQSPGRMRRSSLTPLASTATEQRPRHHSVGSGPTDLQVRASSGKCLPVSTAESSLCAFCCALRLAGLEV, from the exons ATGGCGGCGGCGTACCGGCACGGCGGCAGCGCGCCGCGGGGCAGAACCGGGGCCCAGCGCGGCGGGGAGAAGAAGTGCT CGTGGGCATCCTACATGACCAACTCACCCACCCTCATCGTGATGATTGGGCTGCCCGCCCGTGGCAAGACCTACGTCTCCAAGAAGCTGACTCGCTACCTCAACTGGATCGGGGTGCCCACCCGAG TGTTCAATTTAGGGGTGTATCGCCGGGAAGCTGTCAAGTCCTACAAATCCTATGACTTCTTCAGGCACGATAACAAAGAAGCGATGGAGATCCGCAA GCGATGTGCCTTGGTGGCCCTACAGGATGTGAAGGCGTACCTCCTGGAGGAGTGTGGCCAGATAGCT GTGTTTGATGCAACCAACACAACTCGAGAAAGACGGGACCTGATCTTGAATTTTGCtaaggaaaatgctttcaag GTGTTCTTTGTGGAATCCGTGTGCGACGATCCAGAGGTCATTGCTGCCAACATCCTG GAGGTGAAAGTCTCCAGCCCCGATTACCCcgaaagaaacagagagaatgTGATGGATGATTTCCTGAAGAGGATCGAGTGCTACAAGGTCACGTACCAACCCCTCGATCCCGATGAGTACGACAA AGATCTTTCCTTCATTAAAGTGATCAATGTGGGACAGCGGTTCCTAGTGAACAGAGTCCAAGATTACATCCAGAGCAAAATCGTCTATTACCTAATGAACATCCACGTGCAGCCACGCACCATCTACCTCTGCCGGCACGGTGAGAGCGAATATAACCTCCTTGGCAAGATTGGAGGGGACTCTGGGCTGTCACCACGCGGCAAGCAG TTTGCACAGGCGCTGAAGAAGTTCATTGAGGAGCAGGAGATTGTGGAGCTGAAGGTGTGGACCAGCCAGCTGAAACGTACCATCCAGACTGCTGAGTCGCTGGGGGTCACCTATGAGCAGTGGAAGATCCTCAATGAGATCGATGCT ggGGTGTGTGAAGAAATGACGTATGCAGAGATCGAAGCCAAATACCCCGAGGAGTTTGCCTTGAGGGATCAGGAGAAATACCTCTATCGCTATCCTGGAGGAGAG TCCTACCAGGACTTGGTTCAGCGCCTGGAGCCTGTAATTATGGAGCTGGAGCGGCAGGGCAACGTCCTCGTCATCTCCCACCAGGCAGTGATGAGGTGCCTCCTGGCTTACTTCCTGGATAAGAGTGCAG atgAGCTGCCCTACCTGCGTTGCCCCCTGCATGCCATCCTCAAGCTCACCCCGGTCGCTTACG GTTGTAAAGTGGAGACCATCACCCTGAACGTGGAAGCAGTGAACACCCACCGGGACAAACCTTCCCTCAACTCA AGCCGCCTTCCCACAAGCCAGAGCCCAGGCAGGATGAGGAGGAGCAGCTTGACACCGCTGGCCAGCACGGCCACAGAGCAGCGCCCGCGGCATCACAGCGTTGGGAGCGGCCCCACTGACCTGCAGGTTCGAG cctCAAGTGGGAAATGCTTGCCTGTGAGTACCGCTGAGAGCAGCTTGTGTGCGTTCTGTTGTGCTTTA AGGTTGGCTGGCCTAGAGGTGTAG
- the PFKFB2 gene encoding 6-phosphofructo-2-kinase/fructose-2,6-bisphosphatase 2 isoform X1 gives MAAAYRHGGSAPRGRTGAQRGGEKKCSWASYMTNSPTLIVMIGLPARGKTYVSKKLTRYLNWIGVPTRVFNLGVYRREAVKSYKSYDFFRHDNKEAMEIRKRCALVALQDVKAYLLEECGQIAVFDATNTTRERRDLILNFAKENAFKVFFVESVCDDPEVIAANILEVKVSSPDYPERNRENVMDDFLKRIECYKVTYQPLDPDEYDKDLSFIKVINVGQRFLVNRVQDYIQSKIVYYLMNIHVQPRTIYLCRHGESEYNLLGKIGGDSGLSPRGKQFAQALKKFIEEQEIVELKVWTSQLKRTIQTAESLGVTYEQWKILNEIDAGVCEEMTYAEIEAKYPEEFALRDQEKYLYRYPGGESYQDLVQRLEPVIMELERQGNVLVISHQAVMRCLLAYFLDKSADELPYLRCPLHAILKLTPVAYGCKVETITLNVEAVNTHRDKPSLNSSRLPTSQSPGRMRRSSLTPLASTATEQRPRHHSVGSGPTDLQVRGAAAQPTVQPQVGNACLGWLA, from the exons ATGGCGGCGGCGTACCGGCACGGCGGCAGCGCGCCGCGGGGCAGAACCGGGGCCCAGCGCGGCGGGGAGAAGAAGTGCT CGTGGGCATCCTACATGACCAACTCACCCACCCTCATCGTGATGATTGGGCTGCCCGCCCGTGGCAAGACCTACGTCTCCAAGAAGCTGACTCGCTACCTCAACTGGATCGGGGTGCCCACCCGAG TGTTCAATTTAGGGGTGTATCGCCGGGAAGCTGTCAAGTCCTACAAATCCTATGACTTCTTCAGGCACGATAACAAAGAAGCGATGGAGATCCGCAA GCGATGTGCCTTGGTGGCCCTACAGGATGTGAAGGCGTACCTCCTGGAGGAGTGTGGCCAGATAGCT GTGTTTGATGCAACCAACACAACTCGAGAAAGACGGGACCTGATCTTGAATTTTGCtaaggaaaatgctttcaag GTGTTCTTTGTGGAATCCGTGTGCGACGATCCAGAGGTCATTGCTGCCAACATCCTG GAGGTGAAAGTCTCCAGCCCCGATTACCCcgaaagaaacagagagaatgTGATGGATGATTTCCTGAAGAGGATCGAGTGCTACAAGGTCACGTACCAACCCCTCGATCCCGATGAGTACGACAA AGATCTTTCCTTCATTAAAGTGATCAATGTGGGACAGCGGTTCCTAGTGAACAGAGTCCAAGATTACATCCAGAGCAAAATCGTCTATTACCTAATGAACATCCACGTGCAGCCACGCACCATCTACCTCTGCCGGCACGGTGAGAGCGAATATAACCTCCTTGGCAAGATTGGAGGGGACTCTGGGCTGTCACCACGCGGCAAGCAG TTTGCACAGGCGCTGAAGAAGTTCATTGAGGAGCAGGAGATTGTGGAGCTGAAGGTGTGGACCAGCCAGCTGAAACGTACCATCCAGACTGCTGAGTCGCTGGGGGTCACCTATGAGCAGTGGAAGATCCTCAATGAGATCGATGCT ggGGTGTGTGAAGAAATGACGTATGCAGAGATCGAAGCCAAATACCCCGAGGAGTTTGCCTTGAGGGATCAGGAGAAATACCTCTATCGCTATCCTGGAGGAGAG TCCTACCAGGACTTGGTTCAGCGCCTGGAGCCTGTAATTATGGAGCTGGAGCGGCAGGGCAACGTCCTCGTCATCTCCCACCAGGCAGTGATGAGGTGCCTCCTGGCTTACTTCCTGGATAAGAGTGCAG atgAGCTGCCCTACCTGCGTTGCCCCCTGCATGCCATCCTCAAGCTCACCCCGGTCGCTTACG GTTGTAAAGTGGAGACCATCACCCTGAACGTGGAAGCAGTGAACACCCACCGGGACAAACCTTCCCTCAACTCA AGCCGCCTTCCCACAAGCCAGAGCCCAGGCAGGATGAGGAGGAGCAGCTTGACACCGCTGGCCAGCACGGCCACAGAGCAGCGCCCGCGGCATCACAGCGTTGGGAGCGGCCCCACTGACCTGCAGGTTCGAGGtgcagctgctcagcccactgtccag cctCAAGTGGGAAATGCTTGCCT AGGTTGGCTGGCCTAG